One window of the Pelobates fuscus isolate aPelFus1 chromosome 12, aPelFus1.pri, whole genome shotgun sequence genome contains the following:
- the B3GNT9 gene encoding UDP-GlcNAc:betaGal beta-1,3-N-acetylglucosaminyltransferase 9 has translation MRVRIKGDVLCTLLLVISLSTLLYSLLRPTAKQDIAPVKNTKRLKNPPRTAASKKYYDAKVITGKVKLLSEVYHADVDSEDVKPTVPPVKTQSPFDFQQYLSSKDHRNFSLLINQPNKCTKPSGESFLLIAVKSIVEDFDRRESVRKTWGKEGLVNGVRVRRVFLLGIPKNKTTVSLWESLMQQESHYYKDILLWDFLDTFFNLTLKEIHFLSWAEMFCNDVKFIFKGDADVFVNVENLIHFLQNQNASEDLFVGDIINHAKPIRSKKSKYYIPETMYGLGIYPAYAGGGGFLMSGVTMKKLSEACKEVELFPIDDVFLGMCLQRINLKPVLHEGFKTFGITRPSAAPHLQTFDPCFYKDLMVVHSLKAAEIWLMWNLLHSQQPPCSQKQRIKKPFHWKKKKTKQAINAVTSLQVNQELSSTW, from the coding sequence ATGAGAGTTCGAATTAAGGGAGATGTCCTTTGCACTCTTCTTCTGGTGATCTCTCTCAGCACTTTGCTGTATAGTTTGTTAAGACCAACTGCTAAACAAGACATTGCTCCAGTGAAAAACACGAAAAGACTCAAGAACCCACCCAGGACTGCAGCTTCCAAGAAATATTATGACGCTAAAGTAATAACAGGTAAAGTGAAACTCCTTTCAGAGGTTTATCATGCAGACGTAGACAGTGAAGACGTTAAGCCCACAGTCCCACCAGTAAAGACACAATCTCCATTTGACTTCCAACAGTACCTCAGCAGTAAAGATCATCGAAACTTTAGCTTGCTAATCAACCAACCAAACAAGTGCACAAAACCTTCCGGAGAGTCATTCCTACTCATTGCAGTAAAATCCATTGTGGAAGACTTTGACCGACGTGAAAGTGTTCGCAAAACCTGGGGGAAAGAAGGATTAGTCAATGGTGTGCGGGTCAGGAGGGTATTTCTTCTAGGGATCCCCAAGAATAAAACAACAGTGTCCTTGTGGGAGTCCCTTATGCAACAAGAGAGTCACTATTACAAAGATATATTGCTGTGGGATTTTCTTGATACGTTCTTCAACTTGACCTTGAAAGAGATCCACTTTTTGAGCTGGGCAGAAATGTTTTGCAATGACGTTAAATTTATTTTCAAGGGTGATGCCGATGTATTCGTCAATGTAGAGAACTTGATACATTTCTTGCAGAACCAAAACGCTTCTGAAGATTTGTTTGTTGGGGATATTATAAATCATGCCAAGCCGATAAGGTCAAAGAAAAGCAAATACTACATTCCAGAGACTATGTACGGGTTAGGGATATATCCAGCCTATGCAGGAGGTGGAGGATTTCTAATGTCGGGAGTGACCATGAAAAAGTTGTCTGAAGCCTGCAAAGAGGTGGAACTCTTTCCTATAGATGATGTATTTTTGGGAATGTGCTTGCAACGTATTAATCTCAAACCAGTTTTACACGAAGGATTTAAAACATTTGGAATCACAAGACCCTCGGCTGCACCTCACTTACAAACATTTGATCCTTGCTTCTACAAAGACCTAATGGTTGTACACAGTCTCAAAGCAGCAGAGATCTGGCTCATGTGGAACCTTCTGCACAGTCAACAGCCACCCTGttcccaaaaacagagaataaagaaACCGTTCCACTGGAAGAAGAAAAAGACAAAACAGGCCATAAATGCAGTCACGAGTCTACAAGTGAACCAAGAACTTTCAAGCACATGGTGA
- the PHAF1 gene encoding phagosome assembly factor 1 — protein MLDLEVVPERSLGNQQWEFTLGMPLAQAVSILQKHCRTIRNVQILYSEQSPLSHDLILSLTQDGIKLLFDAYNQRLKVIEVYDLTKVKLKYCGVHFNSQSIAPTIEQIDQSFGATHPGVYNSAEQLFHLNFRGLSFSFQLDSWTEAPKYEPNFAHGLASLQIPHGATVKRMYIYSGNSLQDTKAPSMPLGCYLGNVFAESVDVLRDALGPLGLRLRLLSTGCGPGVMADAKMRVMERCVHFGDSCQDVLSTLGAPHKIFYKSDDKMKIHSPSPHKQVPAKCNDYFYNYFTLGVDILFDANTHKAKKFVLHTNYPGHYNFNIYHRCDFRIPLTVKRDTTETQKEICTTYSKWDSIQELLGHPMEKPVVLHRSSSPNNTNPFGSTFCFGLQRMIFEVMQNNHIASVTLYGAPRPSVQQKSSETSQ, from the exons ATGCTGGATCTGGAGGTTGTACCAGAAAGATCTCTCGGCAATCAGCAATGGGAGTTTACATTAG GAATGCCCTTGGCTCAGGCTGTGTCAATTCTCCAGAAGCATTGCAGGACCATCAGAAATGTGCAGATCCTCTATAGCGAACAG TCGCCTCTGAGCCATGACCTCATCCTTAGCCTGACTCAGGACGGAATCAAACTGCTGTTTGATGCTTACAACCAGAGACTGAAG GTGATAGAAGTGTATGATTTGACAAAGGTTAAATTAAAATATTG TGGAGTTCACTTCAACTCACAGTCCATTGCACCTACTATAGAGCAAATCGATCAGTCGTTTGGAGCAACACATCCTGGAG TGTACAACTCCGCAGAACAGCTGTTCCACCTCAATTTTCGTGGTCTGTCATTCTCCTTTCAACTGGATTCCTGGACTGAAGCTCCGAAGTATGAG CCCAACTTTGCACATGGTTTGGCATCCCTCCAGATCCCCCATGGAGCAACTGTGAAACGCATGTATATATACAGCGGGAACAGCCTCCAAGACACCAA GGCTCCCAGCATGCCCCTAGGTTGTTACCTGGGTAACGTGTTTGCAGAGAGTGTGGATGTTCTGAGAGATGCATTGGGGCCTCTAGGACTGAGGCTTCGTCTTCTCAGTACAG GCTGTGGACCGGGGGTAATGGCAGATGCCAAGATGCGGGTAATGGAGCGCTGTGTACATTTCGGTGATTCTTGTCAGGATGTGCTGAGTACCCTGGGGGCTCCACATAAAATCTTCTACAAATCTGACGACAAG ATGAAGATTCATTCCCCGTCCCCCCACAAACAGGTCCCTGCAAAATGCAATGACTATTTCTACAACTATTTTACCCTTGGGGTG GATATTCTCTTTGATGCAAATACGCACAAGGCCAAGAAGTTTGTACTGCACACAAATTATCCTGGGCATTACAACTTCAACAT TTACCATCGCTGTGATTTCCGGATTCCTTTAACAGTTAAGAGAG ATACCACTGAAACACAAAAAGAAATCTGCACCACCTACAGCAAG TGGGATAGTATTCAGGAGCTCCTAGGACACCCTATGGAGAAGCCTGTAGTTCTTCACAG GTCATCTTCACCCAACAACACAAATCCATTTGGATCAACATTCTGCTTTGGCCTCCAGAGGATGATCTTTGAG GTGATGCAGAATAACCACATAGCATCTGTTACTCTCTACGGAGCTCCCAGACCCAGCGTCCAGCAGAAATCCTCCGAGACGAGCCAGTAA